Within the Glycine max cultivar Williams 82 chromosome 12, Glycine_max_v4.0, whole genome shotgun sequence genome, the region gcattcaatatcctgataagggtgttccatatgttctcaagactggactaatacatttgcattattgggaatagtaaatttgagaatgccatgctagatctaggagatcagttagtgtcatgcctctgtccattttcaattctttatcccttggacctttgcaatctacagatgtggtgattcatttggcagatagaagtgttgcttaccccgcaggtttcatagaggatgtgctggttcgggttggtgaacttatttttcctgttgatttttatgttcttaatatggaaaagggatttttcccatggttcaattccaattattttaggtaggccatttatgaaaacagcccgaaccaagatagatgtttatgctagCACATTGTCTAtagaatttggtgatattgttgttcattttaacattcttgatgccatgaaacatccatctgaggatcattctatttttcgtgctgagataattgatcagattgttgatgattatatgtttgattttgattctgttcttcatggtaggaaacatccatttttatctgatttgcATACTTgccattccttatgcattgaatctgaatctgagtttgaatttgatcctgtatttgatttttatgctgagaatgaatctgaatttgagtctggttctgattttctgggtgttgtacctcttgatgttgattttttagagttagaatgcactaaccatgttgcaggaagtacatatacttctgacttgctttatgaggtacaggctaaggaaccttcttcttctcctaccctggttcctcccactgttcagccaccacccacaccagagttgaagcccttaccagcaaccctcaaatatgcttacttggaggacaaggtaaaatttccagtgatcatctctgcctcccttgctgttgagcaagaggagaagttgttgctagttctcaagaagcacaagaaagccattggatgggcTTTAGCaaacattcctggtattagcccatctacatgcatgcataggatacttttagaggatggagctaagccagtgaggcagccacatcggtgactcaaccccgtcattctagatgtggtgaaaaaggaagtgaccaagctcttacaagctggaatcatctacctcATTTCTAACAGCTAGTGGGTGAGTCTAGtacaagtggttcctaagaagacaggcctcacagtgattaagaatgaaagggatgagcttatccccacaagagtgcagaacagctggcgagtctgcattgattataggaggctgaaccaggtaaccagaaaagatcattttcctctgccattcattgatcaaatgtttgagcgcttggcaggtaagtctcattactttcttgatggtttttctggttatttacaaattcatattgctcctgaggatcaagaaaagaccatattcacctgtccctttggcacttttgcctataggaggatgccctttggcctatgcaacgcccctagtaccttccagcggtgtatgcttagcattttcagtgactttTTAGAGAGTTTCATAGAGgtttttatggatgattttactgtttatggatcctcttttgatacatgtttggatagtctggatagagttcttaatagatgcattgaaactgaccttgtgctgaattttgaaaaatgtcacttcatggtagaacaaggtatagttttagggcatatcatttccagtaggggcatagaggtagactctgcaaaaatagatgttatttcacaattgccttacccctcttgcgtgagagaggtttgttcttttcttggtcatgcagggttttataggcgctttatcaaggattttagcaaagtggcccttccactatcctatctgctgcaaaaggaggtgcagtttgattttgatgaccagtGCAATGAGGCTTTTGATTGCATCAAGAGTGCGGTGACTACCActcctatcattcaggcacctgattggatagccccatttgagctaatgtgtgatgcatccaattacgcattgggggctgtccttgctcaaaagattgataagctgtctcgggtgatctactacgcttctagaactttggatgctgctcaagcaaattacactaccacagagaaggagctattagcaatagtttttgctcttgagaaatttcgttcatatttacttggtactcgtgttattgtttatactgaccatgcaactctgaagtacctgttgaagaaggctgaatcaaagcctagattgatcaggtggatgctttggctccaagagtttgatttggaaatCCATGATCAGAGTGGCGCACAGAACTCGTGGCTAAccatctgagtaggattgagcatgcgtctgaggactcacccattcgggatgattttccagatgaccatttgtacattctgtatagtatttctgattccttccccactccctggtttgctaatattgtgaattatttggttgcttctattttcctcccttagcatctaaagctcaaaatgataaaattaagagcgatgctaagcattatatttgggatgacccctatttgtggaagttgtgcagtgaccaggttattaggagatgcattccagaccatgagattgactcggtcTTGCAATTTTGTCATTCTTCTGCGACAGGTGgcccatcttggcatacagagaatagctcgcaaggtgcttgactacGATTTCTAttagcccaccatcttcaaggatgcgtggagaatctgtagcacttgtgagccttgtcagagagcaggcgaCTCActtttatggagacaacaaatgcctcaacaacccatgttattctgtgaggtgtttgatgtctggggtatagattttatggggcctttctctgtctcttttggttttgtttatattctccttgctgttgattatgtttcaaaataggtggaagccaagcccaccagaactaacgatgctaaggtagttgtagattttgttagaactaatctgttttgcaggtttggagtccctagagtcatcgttagtgatcaaggcacccatttttgtaacagatccatgtatgccttgctcaaaaagtatgaggtcgtgcacagaatttccacaccttaccacccccaaactaatgggcaggctgagatttcaaacagggagataaaaaggatcttagagaagattgtgcagccaaacataaaggattggagcaccaggctggatgatgctctttgggcgcataggactgcctacaaagtacccataggaatgtcgccttatcgggttgtctttggcaaggcatgccatcttcctgtagagatagagcacaaagcctactaGGCTGTAAaaacctgcaacttctctattgatcaggctggagaggaaaggaagttgcaactaagtgagctagatgagatccatttagaagcctatgagaattccaaattctacaaggagaagaccaagaagttccatgacagcttgatagctaagaaggacttcgtggttggacagaaagttttattgtataactctaagtccggactcatgagtggtaagttgaggtcaaagtggattggtccttttgtggtgactaatgtttttccttatggtacagttgagataaaaagtgaatccacagataagagcttcaaggtcaatggacactggctaaaaccattcctcacaaatctctccttagtggatgtagtggtggaggagacctccttacttcaccctactgctcttccgccatgacttagggagttttttttttgtctccttctttacttttattgcacttgtccaattttattgattgttttgattgctcttgatcttgtgattatgctacattgaggacaatgtgtcgtttaagtgtgggggggggggggggagggagattgttctttaattttgttgggtattatagattaattttgttgggttttctagtttaatttttttaggttttctaggttaattttgttattttggttttatgttttatgtacaacattgcatgtttctctttgaattataggttatgtacaggtaatgggtaattgtttttgaaataggagtttatTGGCATTTtcaaatccttgtttttctctgcatgtcaagttagttttgaaagttcgaatcggaagtgatagatttacccttggtgagaatttgagtcatcatcatctattttattcggtgtgttttgtcccattgattgcttgcacaatagccttggcttgactcttgttgatacttcttgcttcacatgcatgttgggagatgatttaggcattttgtccttataagcctctagccaaatgagcctaccttgaattaattcctttgatagcccctttgagcctatgttcccctttcttttttttgaagCCCTTTCCAACCCATAAGGGAAAACCCAGGTTTTCCCCCTCCCCTTAAGGAATTtgggagctttggaattgttttgggaataaagtgtgtgtgtgggggggggggggggggggtatgtttcattggatgatatgtttttgttagcCATGCTTGAtaatgtattttggccatgcttgatgtatatacatatattgcctaattgttgctttatttttcaaatgctttcaattgctattgttcatgttcaaaaaaaaaatagaaaaagaatgaagttgaatacatgaagtcttggtttgaagacttggattggtttgaggacttggttgactttgttttgggtttactttttatgcttaatttttaattttggttttggggtttactactttttcttagttctcacttattccccattgctcctctattcctttgggttttagctacttatcccatactttcctctaccttgtccttggccccattacaaccttaaaagaccttttgatcctcatatgcatgtgtttgtggtgtggttgtcaattttagagtcttgccaagtctatgtggtgtttgtttttatgggtgctctgagagtaaacagtagcctagacacttgagagatagagtgtatatcttatgaggctttatcacttttcattcttgagctgattgactatcttgccatgtttgagatgcttggatgattttcatgactgtcttgattctttaactctctacgtgttggatgttgcccattcctttcattccttgagattcattgagaaatatgtaattgtttttgtgtttgtttgtttgtttctctttaatgtctctagatttgttttttgctttgctttttgattttgcccaggagtgcaaaaggctaagtgtggggggatttgatgtgtcattattttctcctatttcttaaccctttttgtcaccattttaattattgattagccttaattatcaaattaattatgcagttttatcatttgggcctacttgactaattttgtgtttttaatttaatttcaggagaattataagcaattgggcttgaatccagaattgggcttggacttgaagagagcagacaattttattttatcaaatcttatcttatccagattttatttcgtccagattttatttcatccaatcttatcttatcttacccagattttattttattttgtttatgggcttagacttaaaatagatttgtaagctttagggctgaggacctatataacagcaccagggttttagtttagggagtttttggagaggagaataattttagggttttgcaattctagtttttattactgttcatgcgcactgttcacatagactaaaatttgttttctacaatttcgtttatgcttcaatctacaatttcgttttctactgattaatggaaggctaagtctccagcattgttttctcttgaggatcaagcacagctctctttgaggttttgttattactattgaattctgatcagtttctcctcttcaccaattactttgtatttgttgctattaatccatgcatgcttagtgcttgattaattgtctctgtacttaatttacgttcatgcttaatgataagtttcgttcatgattaattggtgtatgtgtttcttaatcagataatgacaaccttatgttaattttcgcttagaaatttaatttagggttggattaagtggttgaactgattaaggataaattctcgtaacctaggataagagacttgcttgtgaaacaaggggaaacaacatgttttaattatgttattttctaattaaaatttgcttactgtttaaattacaaaaacaaacaacccctcccaattcgttactgttttattattatctattatgaacgtttggttgaccattgctcgttgggagacgacctaggatcacttcctagatgctccatttttaatgtttatttgattcgggtacgacctcgatcagcaGCATGTTGGGCTTAGCCTAAATCTATAGTTTTCAAAACAGAAGAGGGTCTGAGCTTAGCGCATCAtggcgcttagctcagcctcacCAGAATGACCCTTAGGCTTAGTGCACAGGGCGCGCTTAGCCTAACTACAAAAGCTCAAAAATAGTGAGAGAGTTAAGCTTAGCGCAGCAGAGCGCgcttagctcaacctcattgacaCACAACAGGGGCTTAGCGCAGTAGCTGGGCTTAGCCTTATTCAAAGGACTGAGAAACAGAAACATATTGGCGCTTAGCCAGACAGGTCAGGCTTAGCACTgagacaaaattttaaaaatcagaaGTGTCTAAACATTGATGACGTTTAGCGTCTTCCTCATTCATGTTTCATCAGAAGTGACGAACGCACTTAGCGCGACATGGTCGGCTTAGTGCGTTCTTCTggaaatagaaatttttttcagATGCGATGAACAGGCTAAGCACCACCCAAGTGCCTCAGcctttggtttttaaaaattgaaatttgtatggcgcgctaagcgcgccaatGAGACTTTTGGGTTCTGAGTAACCCTGTGCTTAGCCTAACCTAGCCCTAAACCCAACTTGAGGTTTCAAATTACAATGAGcatctggggcttagcgcagcagGTGGCGCTTAGCGCTTTCTGCAACACAAAATTTTCTTCTGCAATATGCGCTTAGCCTAAGATGTGAGGCTTAGCGTGCAATCAAGCTTCAAATTCTAGTGAGTAGTTCAGGCTTAACGCAACAAGGCGTGCTAAGCGCACTTCCAAGCATTTCAAAAACAGTAAGAgattggcgcttagcgcatcctGCGGCTAAGCCCAACTATGAAAGCTCAATTCCAGAATGGATCTGAGGCTTAGCTCAGGACAGCGCACTTAACGctcctaaaataaaattttccagAGGAGAAGTGGCGCTTAGTGCATCATCCCCACTAAGCCCATTGCTTGAAGTTCAATTCCagtgaagatgttgggcttagTGTGGTGATGTGCACTCAGTTGAACTATTCAGCCAACTGATGAAGGGTCAAAgcgcttagcgcgagcaagCTCAGGCTTAGCACGTGAAGATAGGGCGCTTAGCGTAAGGGTTGCGCTTAAAAGATGGAcaactgaaattttttttcttaaatcttTTCTATCCATCTCTTCACCAAAGCTTGAAACCCTTTTCTCAATAGTAAACAAGCTAAAAAATCattcacaatcacaagcaattaTCCTAAACTAAATGCAAgaaagacaaaattaaaaatgactaggttgcctcccagcAAACGCTCgtttaatgtcattagcttgacgcttctTCCTGTTATCCTGGTTTGAAGTGTAGAATAGTGTTCAATCTTTCAATAGCTACACCATGATATTGCTTCAACCATGTTCGTTCACTACCCATGTCCTGTCAGGATCTTTAGATTGAGGATCACACAGCTCCACTGCTCCATATGGTCGTACTTTCTTGATGGTAAATGGTCCAGACCATTTTGATTTAAGCTTTCCAGGAAACAATTTAAGTCTTGAGTTGAAAAGCAACACCTGTTGTCTTGGATGAAAGTCCTTCTTGAGCAGCTTTTTATCATGATACTTTTTGGCCCTTTCTTTATACAGCTTTGAAGATTCATAAGCAATTAATCTCATCTCTTCCAACTCCAAAAGTTGCAGGCTCCTTTGTTCTCTGGATGCGGTTTCATGAAAGTTCAAAAATTTCAAGGCCCAATATGCTTTATATTCCATTTCCACTGGTAAATGACAAGACTTTCCATACACCATCTAAAATGGAGACAAACCTATCGGAGTCTTGAATGTCGTTCTGTATGCCCATAAAGTATCCTCTAATTTGATAAACCAGTCCTTTCTAGTAGAAGCTACAGTTTTCTCcaaaatctttttcaattctCTGTTCGATACTTCTGCTTACCCATTGGTCTGGTGGTGATAAGGCGATGCTACTTTGTGTGTCACATTATATTTCTTCAACACCTTCTATAATTGATTATTGCAGAAGTGTGTGCCTCCATCGCTAATCAGAATTCTGGGCACCCCAAATCTTGAGAAAATATTCTTCTTCAAAAAATTTACCACAGTCTTAGCATCATTATGCGGGGTAGCCACTGCTTCAACCCATTTAGAGACATAGTCAACAACCACTAGTATATATTCATTGCCAAAAGACAAAGAGAAGAGACCTACAAAATCAATCCCCCAACAATCGAATACCTCAACCTCCATAATATTTTGTAGAGGCATTTCATATCTTCTTGATATACCCCCCATCCTCTGACAATGATCACAATGTAGCACATGTGGTGAGCATCTTTAAAAAGTGTGGGCCAAAAGAATCCAGATTGCAAAACCTTGGCTGCCACATGGAGAGTTGTGACAATGTCATAATATGCTCTTGGCCTCTTCTTGTGTCACACATCTTTGTAGGAGGTTGTCAGCTCCTATCTTGAACAAGTATGGATCATCCCAGATATAAAATCGAGCATCATGTAGGAATTTCTTCCTCTGCTGCCAAGTTAAGTCCTTTGGGATGATTCCTGCAGCTTTGAAGTTGGCCATATCGGCAAACCAAGGTCTCTCACTCACCAAGAATAATGATTCATCAGGGAATTCATCTCTAACTTCAGCTTCTTTCGATGTGACTTCTTTATTCACCAATCTAGAAAAATGGTCAGCTACAACGTTTTCCGATCCCTTTTTATCCCGAACTACCAAATCAAATTCTTGCAGCAGCAAGATCCATCTTATCAATCTGGGTTTGGAATCAGCCTTGttgatcaaatatttaatagctGCATGATCGGTGTAAATGATAACTTTTGAGCCTACCAAATAAGATCTGAACTTTTCAAATGCATAGAGAATTGCCAGTATTTCTTTTTCCGTGGTAGCATAGTTCACCTGCGTGGAAGCAAAACTTCCaagcttattttgatgatgccaaagactcaagtcaataatcaagattcaagcaagtttcaagaatcaaagagtcattcaatcaagaatcaagattcaagtgaagattcaagagaagactcaagatatgcaaggacttcaagaaaagcatcaagataagtataaaaatattttttcaaaagaaaagattgaatagcacaatttgtccaaaagaatttttcaaagaaaaatcttttaccagagtttttactttctggtaattgattaccataaggcagtaatcgattaccagaagcccaaacaattttataaatattttacaaagtagtaatcgattaccataggcatgtaatcgattactaatattttttaacgttggatttcaaatttcaagagtcacaacttgtgataaaacatttttaacttgtgtaatcgattacacaacatttgtaattgattaccagtgtttctaaatgttggtttttcaaatctaaacatgaagagtcacaactattgatgtgtaatcgattacactataattgttatcgattaccagtgactgatttttaaaaataaattgccaaaagtcataatttttaaaatgactagtttctgaagattttgaCAAGagcacaacttttaaagtgactagttttgaagaaattgccaagagtcacaacttttaacttggtttttcaagagccatcaaatggctataaatacgTGACCATGCCACAAATTTTACATAACGATTTTGCTAattcattctcaacatctttctaatagtttttgttcaatactttctttgccaataaaagttcattgggcaaaaacttgtgctattctattttcctctcctcctccattcttaaaaaaagcttttcaagaaACCTACTCTTGGTAACTGTTTTTCAAGAAAAGGTCTTCTTGGCTAAACACTGGACTTAAAAGACTAAccgcttttgggttcattgcaagaagcggatttgcttcttggttgatcactggaTCCAAAAGACTAACCGCTTTTGGTTTAGTGGGTacaacttcttggttgtaattactgaacacaaaggaggggattcctttgtggttcatgtagaagcaaatgtctttgatgttttgatgatgatcgtgatgatttgatgcaaatgcgcttctcaagtttaattcaagacaatgattcaagaatacaagatacaacatcaagaagatcactagtattttaggaagggaattcctaattgaaataacaaaaggtttggccaagaaatttaagttaaaaagtctttttcaagagatttactctctggtattcgattaccaaaggatgtaatcgattaccagtggcaaaaaatggtttacaacagctattaaaatttgaattcaaattttagactgtgtaatcaattacacaatattggtaatcgattaccagcagttaataaacgttttaattcaaattttaaaacctgtaatcgattacacaaattctgtaatcgattaccagaggagattttcagaaaattatttctaagagtcacatattttcaaatggtttttacatggccaccaaaggtctatttatatgtgacctggaacacgaatttgctcagagtttttcataacaaaaagtcttattctctcaaagagcaaaaacattttatcctcttaagaattccttggcca harbors:
- the LOC102668696 gene encoding uncharacterized protein; this encodes MEYKAYWALKFLNFHETASREQRSLQLLELEEMRLIAYESSKLYKERAKKYHDKKLLKKDFHPRQQVLLFNSRLKLFPGKLKSKWSGPFTIKKVRPYGAVELCDPQSKDPDRTWVVNEHG